In a genomic window of Variovorax paradoxus:
- a CDS encoding peroxidase-related enzyme (This protein belongs to a clade of uncharacterized proteins related to peroxidases such as the alkylhydroperoxidase AhpD.), whose protein sequence is MTTRYPLAELADLPEDIRAAILAVQEKAGFVPNVFLALARRPAEWRAFFAYHDALMLKEEGSLTKGDREMIVTTTSAANQCLYCVVAHGALLRIYEKKPLVADQVAVNYRKADITPRQRAMLDFAMKVCERSHEIDDSDFAPLHAHGFDDEDIWDIAAITAFFGLSNRLASFSGMQPNPEFFLMGRLPREKK, encoded by the coding sequence ATGACCACCCGCTACCCCCTCGCCGAGCTCGCCGACCTGCCCGAAGACATCCGCGCCGCCATCCTCGCGGTGCAGGAGAAGGCCGGCTTCGTGCCCAACGTGTTCCTCGCGCTCGCGCGCCGGCCCGCCGAATGGCGCGCCTTCTTCGCCTACCACGACGCGCTGATGCTCAAGGAGGAAGGCTCGCTGACCAAGGGCGACCGCGAGATGATCGTGACCACCACCAGCGCGGCCAACCAGTGCCTCTACTGCGTGGTGGCGCACGGCGCGCTGCTGCGCATCTACGAGAAGAAGCCGCTGGTGGCCGACCAGGTGGCCGTGAACTACCGCAAGGCCGACATCACTCCGCGCCAGCGCGCGATGCTCGACTTCGCGATGAAGGTCTGCGAGCGCTCGCACGAGATCGACGACAGCGACTTCGCGCCGCTGCATGCCCACGGCTTCGACGACGAAGACATCTGGGACATCGCGGCCATCACCGCCTTCTTCGGCCTGAGCAACCGGCTCGCGAGCTTCAGCGGCATGCAGCCGAATCCCGAGTTCTTCCTGATGGGACGGCTGCCGCGCGAAAAGAAATAA